The following coding sequences are from one Nicotiana tomentosiformis chromosome 3, ASM39032v3, whole genome shotgun sequence window:
- the LOC138907341 gene encoding KNR4/SMI1 homolog, with translation MTILKTHGLDSELGSNISVSQLQQKLEMIGQLREEVDIMKAETLGWKESMDRLAAEKEVVRAQLSSAESQLQGMKERSSVQARKIEHLEDRLTSKLAKDKSEAEKAKAEADAFVVVYRADAEAAQVQARKAAETAQTRAYWIAELSKCQSRRETLEEIHARGFDLAEEIKKAKELEAEAGALASDDDDDDDDDDDDSKSGSKSGEELNGEEVAPGDNQEP, from the coding sequence aTGACAATCTTAAAAACTCATGGACTCGATTCAGAATTGGGGTCTaatatttcggtctcacagctacaGCAGAAGCTCGAGATGATCGGGCAACTTCGTGAGGAGGTTGATATAatgaaggcggagaccttggggtggaaagaaagtatggatcgccttgctgcagagaaagaggttgttcgagcccaattatcatcggccgaaagtcaacttcaaggcatgaaggagaggAGCTctgttcaagcaagaaaaatagagcaTCTTGAAGATCGGTTGACTTCCAAACTTGCCAAGGACAAATCTGAAGCTGAAAaagcaaaggccgaggcagatgCATTCGTGGttgtctatcgggccgatgccgaAGCTGCTCAAGTACAAGCGAGAAAGGCAgctgagaccgctcaaactcgagcatactGGATTGCTGAACtatccaaatgccaatctcggagggagaccctcgaggaaatccatgctcgaggtttcgatctcgccgaagaaataaaaaaggctaaagaactTGAAGCTGAAGCTGGAGCcctggcttctgatgatgatgatgatgatgatgatgatgatgatgatagcaAGAGCGGATCTAAGAGCGGGGAAGAGCTCAATGGAGAAGAGGTTGCTCCCGGAGATAATCAGGAACCTTAG